From a region of the Lactuca sativa cultivar Salinas chromosome 4, Lsat_Salinas_v11, whole genome shotgun sequence genome:
- the LOC111891836 gene encoding uncharacterized protein LOC111891836 → MEDEKDAFYVVRKGDIVGVYRSLNDCQSLLCGPDVDVFKGYRLSNVAEKFLSSHGLNNAIYSVGVSNVQGDLFGQLIPCPFQQPASNKANSKTPIEKRMKKDVVGSTSLSEAPQRKLPETESFIEALPVSAYCCSCILEFDGAAKNNPGPAGAGAVIRAVDGSLVYRLREGLGVATNNVAEYRAVILGLRYALERGFRHIRVQGDSKLVCMQVNGVWKTKTQNMTELCKVAKELKEKFLSFQICHVEREYNSEADAQANLAVYLQSGEVQEEVERR, encoded by the exons ATGGAGGACGAGAAGGACGCGTTTTACGTTGTGAGGAAAGGCGACATTGTTGGCGTGTACAGGAGTTTGAATGATTGCCAGTCTCTG CTATGTGGTCCAGATGTTGATGTTTTCAAAGGCTATCGATTGTCTAACGTTGCTGAAAAATTCCTCTCCTCACATGGACTCAATAATGCAATCTATTCCGTTGGTGTTTCTAATGTCCAAGGTGACCTTTTTGGACAACTTATTCCCTGTCCATTTCAG CAACCAGCTTCCAATAAAGCTAACAGCAAGACACCTATAGAGAAGAGGATGAAG AAAGATGTTGTTGGATCAACTTCATTATCAGAAGCTCCTCAAAGAAAGTTACCCGAAACAGAAAGCTTTATAGAGGCTTTACCAGTTTCTGCTTATTGT TGCTCCTGTATTCTTGAGTTTGATGGTGCAGCCAAAAATAACCCTGGACCTGCAGGTGCTGGTGCTGTGATCCGTGCAGTAGACGGAAGTCTG gTCTATCGTCTGCGTGAGGGTTTAGGTGTTGCAACCAACAATGTGGCTGAATATCGAGCTGTGATTTTAGGTTTAAGGTATGCTCTGGAGAGAGGGTTTAGACATATTCGTGTGCAAGGAGACTCTAAACTTGTTTGTATGCag GTTAATGGGGTGTGGAAGACGAAAACACAGAACATGACTGAGTTGTGTAAAGTGGCAAAGGAGTTGAAGGAGAAGTTTTTATCTTTCCAGATTTGTCATGTTGAAAGG GAGTACAATTCTGAAGCAGACGCCCAAGCCAACCTGGCTGTATATCTCCAGA GTGGTGAAGTTCAGGAGGAAGTGGAGAGGAGATAG
- the LOC111891832 gene encoding ankyrin repeat domain-containing protein EMB506, chloroplastic, whose product MVALSCSSSITHSSIKPPFHSSVVTITPIPCNCTSINFTQMITHPIIIEKTSRFPAIRGKFYPKFCAINPHQTSSTTHLGNWEDPVSSDSETDEEDDIEENNLDFESDWEEEKDASETQINIESLSTSQIEEDLKKEVEQLLSPEERAILQQNESPNLDKISTEKWNPLHTLALSGQIKFMDNLLENGFEIDAADKEGQTALHKAVLGKKEAVISHLLRKGASPHAQDLSGATPLHYAVQVSAMQTVKLLIKCKADVNVADNEGWTPLHVAMQSRNRDIAKVLLVNGADKTRRTENGKTPLDLGLCYGKEFKAYDLAKLLKLVPANNYH is encoded by the exons ATGGTGGCATTATCTTGCTCAAGCTCAATAACACATTCTTCAATAAAACCCCCCTTCCATTCTTCTGTTGTTACTATTACTCCAATTCCATGTAACTGCACCAGTATCAATTTCACTCAAATGATTACTCACCCTATCATTATAGAAAAAACATCTAGGTTTCCTGCAATTAGGGGAAAATTTTACCCTAAATTTTGTGCAATCAATCCACACCAAACTTCTTCCACTACCCACTTAGGAAACTGGGAAGATCCTGTTAGTAGTGATAGTGAAACTGATGAAGAAGATGACATTGAAGAGAACAATCTTGACTTTGAAAGTGATTGGGAGGAAGAAAAGGATGCTTCAGAAACCCAAattaatatagaaagtttgtcCACAAGCCAGATTGAAGAAGATTTAAAAAAAG AGGTTGAACAACTTCTGTCACCTGAAGAAAGAGCAATCTTGCAACAAAATGAATCTCCTAATTTGGACAAAATATCAACG GAAAAGTGGAACCCTTTGCATACATTGGCCTTATCAGGGCAGATAAAGTTCATGGATAACCTTTTAGAAAATGGATTTGAGATTGATGCAGCTGATaag GAAGGACAAACTGCTCTTCACAAAGCAGTTTTAGGGAAAAAAGAGGCTGTGATTAGTCATCTTTTAAGAAAAGGTGCAAGTCCTCATGCCCAAGATCTG AGTGGGGCTACTCCACTTCATTATGCAGTTCAAGTGAGTGCCATGCAAACGGTTAAGTTGCTCATCAAATGCAAAGCTGACGTGAATGTTGCTGATAat GAGGGGTGGACCCCATTGCATGTTGCAATGCAAAGTAGAAACagagacatagcaaaagttttgcTTGTGAATGGTGCAGACAAGACTAGAAGAACTGAG aatggGAAAACTCCTCTTGATTTAGGGTTATGTTATGGGAAAGAATTCAAAGCTTATGATCTTGCCAAATTACTAAAGCTTGTGCCAGCAAACAATTATCACTGA